A single region of the Cucumis melo cultivar AY chromosome 3, USDA_Cmelo_AY_1.0, whole genome shotgun sequence genome encodes:
- the LOC103485735 gene encoding protein MKS1-like: MPEKKELQLQGPRPSALKITKDSHKIKKPPLPPPQPHRPVIIYTVSPKIIHTDPTQFKDLVQRLTGHHQPPSSSSNHALVHDHPPPDPISIPITDAIDDQAGGVDRIIAHGILSPTPGLLPPISPTIFSTPPPQAAAAATGDLTSLTQFFHDLSPIPANHFSPSLDFFQQNFPDFH; this comes from the coding sequence atgccTGAAAAAAAAGAGCTTCAACTCCAAGGCCCCCGCCCCTCCGCCCTCAAAATCACCAAAGATTCTCACAAGATCAAAAAGCCGCCGCTCCCCCCACCGCAACCACACCGCCCCGTCATCATCTACACGGTCTCCCCCAAGATCATCCACACCGATCCTACCCAGTTCAAGGACTTGGTCCAACGTCTCACCGGCCATCATCAACCGCCCTCCTCCTCATCAAACCATGCCCTTGTTCATGACCACCCACCTCCAGATCCTATCTCCATACCCATTACAGATGCTATAGACGATCAAGCTGGTGGTGTGGACAGGATTATTGCTCATGGGATATTATCGCCTACCCCGGGGTTGCTACCCCCGATTTCCCCCACTATTTTCAGTACTCCCCCACCACaggccgccgccgccgccaccgGGGATCTCACCTCTCTTACACAATTTTTCCATGACCTTAGCCCTATACCTGCCAATcatttttctccatctttaGATTTCTTCCAACAAAACTTCCCTGATTTCCattaa